One window of the Manihot esculenta cultivar AM560-2 chromosome 14, M.esculenta_v8, whole genome shotgun sequence genome contains the following:
- the LOC122721260 gene encoding germin-like protein subfamily 3 member 4: MIFSLLVCMIVCACFQICLTDYDNLQDTCPAAPTSKQPIFINGLPCKNPATITPSDFKSSKLSLPGDTDNFFRSSTTIVTAAEFPGLNTLGLSIARTDLDVDGVVLPQSHPRASELFFVSAGVVIAGFVDTNNQLFQKILKEGEVFVLPRGLLHFYLNAGNEAATIFSVLSSQNPGVVSVAGAMFESDPDVLNKLVTKIRSLSSSHNNGSENATLFGFY, encoded by the coding sequence ATGATTTTCTCCCTTCTCGTTTGCATGATCGTGTGTGCTTGCTTCCAAATCTGCTTGACAGACTACGATAATCTCCAGGATACTTGTCCAGCAGCTCCCACAAGCAAGCAGCCTATCTTCATCAATGGTTTGCCTTGCAAGAACCCAGCCACCATCACTCCTTCAGATTTCAAGTCATCAAAACTGAGTCTCCCTGGTGACACAGACAACTTTTTTCGTTCCTCAACAACCATTGTCACTGCTGCAGAGTTCCCTGGACTCAACACGCTGGGCCTCTCAATTGCCAGGACAGACCTTGATGTGGATGGGGTGGTATTGCCGCAATCCCACCCAAGAGCCTCTGAGCTGTTCTTTGTCAGTGCAGGTGTAGTGATTGCTGGATTTGTCGACACCAACAACCAACTCTTCCAGAAGATTCTCAAGGAAGGAGAAGTGTTTGTGCTTCCTCGGGGGCTGCTTCACTTCTACTTGAATGCTGGCAATGAGGCTGCCACCATTTTCTCAGTACTCAGTAGCCAGAATCCAGGGGTGGTGAGTGTTGCTGGTGCCATGTTCGAGTCTGATCCAGATGTGTTAAACAAGCTTGTGACCAAAATAAGATCTCTTTCTTCATCACACAATAATGGCTCGGAAAATGCCACTCTATTCGGattttattag
- the LOC110631399 gene encoding inositol polyphosphate multikinase alpha isoform X2 yields the protein MLKIPEHQVAGHKASDGLLGPLVDDSGRFYKPLQDDERGSREVTFYTSFSSNTRVPDHIRRFFPNFYGTQLLEASDGSGLRPHLVLQDVVSSHLHPSIMDIKIGSRTWYPQAPEDYIQRCLKKDRETSSLSLGFRISGLQVHGNKELGHWKPERKVVQKLTADEVRLALRKFVSSNSSADPYVVPDSLFASSVYGGSSGILAQLLELKAWFEDQSIYHFNSCSVLIVYEKESVLKGGPSGAQVKLIDFAHVVEGNGVIDHNFLGGVCSLIKFISEILTTPDECLTTNCLQDSERAVLTMGTATGSEQSIYNA from the coding sequence ATGCTCAAGATCCCAGAACATCAGGTTGCAGGTCACAAAGCCAGTGATGGACTGCTTGGCCCTCTTGTAGATGATTCTGGGCGCTTTTACAAACCTCTTCAAGATGATGAGCGTGGCTCTAGAGAAGTGACCTTTTACACATCCTTCTCTTCCAATACAAGGGTTCCAGATCACATCCGCAGATTCTTTCCCAACTTCTATGGAACTCAACTTTTAGAGGCATCTGATGGATCTGGGTTGCGACCCCACCTTGTATTGCAGGATGTTGTCTCCAGTCACTTGCATCCATCCATCATGGACATTAAGATTGGTTCCAGAACATGGTACCCACAAGCACCTGAGGACTATATCCAGCGTTGCCTTAAGAAAGACAGAGAAACCAGCAGCTTGTCATTGGGTTTTAGGATATCTGGCTTGCAGGTGCATGGTAACAAGGAATTGGGACACTGGAAACCAGAGAGGAAGGTTGTCCAGAAGCTTACTGCAGATGAGGTTCGACTGGCTCTGAGAAAGTTTGTTTCTTCTAACTCTTCTGCTGATCCATATGTGGTACCAGATAGTCTTTTTGCATCTAGTGTTTATGGTGGTTCTAGTGGGATTTTGGCCCAGCTATTGGAGCTGAAGGCATGGTTTGAGGATCAAAGCATCTATCACTTCAATTCTTGCTCAGTTCTCATTGTGTATGAAAAGGAGTCGGTTCTGAAAGGAGGACCTTCAGGTGCTCAAGTTAAACTTATTGACTTTGCTCATGTTGTGGAAGGCAATGGTGTTATAGATCACAACTTCTTGGGCGGGGTTTGCTCTTTGATAAAGTTTATCTCTGAGATTCTTACCACTCCAGATGAATGCTTAACCACAAATTGTTTGCAGGACTCTGAAAGAGCCGTGCTTACAATGGGGACAGCAACGGGGAGTGAACAGAGCATTTATAATGCCTAA